One genomic window of Micromonospora sp. WMMD1128 includes the following:
- a CDS encoding ABC transporter permease: MTRFLVRRLLSAALTLFAVSVLSFLMFFALPRDPVSGMCPKNCNPERLERVRQELGLRDPLISQYAGYMKGIVTGRDLGSAQGGRCDAPCLGWSYVSNEAVSDTIARVLPVTLSIVIPAAVLWLLLGVGLGMLSALRRGSWLDRAAIGFSLTGASLQLYFVGAVLLIVFVYNLRLLPVPRYTSLFDDPLKWGSGLVLAWMALAFLFSAIYARLSRAQMLETLSEDFVRTARAKGLAKRSVYGRHALRAAITPVVTIAGLDVGGALGGTVITETTFGLNGMGRTAVDAVRAGDLPTIMATVLIAAVFVVLANVVVDLLYAVIDPRVRLG; encoded by the coding sequence ATGACGCGTTTCCTCGTCCGCCGGCTGCTCTCGGCCGCGCTCACGCTCTTCGCGGTGAGCGTGCTCAGCTTCCTGATGTTCTTCGCCCTGCCCCGCGACCCGGTCAGCGGCATGTGCCCGAAGAACTGCAACCCGGAGCGGCTGGAACGGGTCCGCCAGGAGTTGGGCCTGCGCGATCCGCTGATCAGCCAGTACGCCGGTTACATGAAGGGCATCGTCACCGGCCGGGACCTGGGCAGCGCCCAGGGCGGTAGGTGCGACGCGCCCTGCCTCGGCTGGTCGTACGTCTCCAACGAGGCCGTCTCGGACACCATCGCCCGGGTGCTGCCGGTGACGCTGAGCATCGTCATCCCGGCCGCCGTCCTGTGGCTGTTGCTCGGCGTCGGCCTGGGCATGCTCTCGGCGCTGCGCCGCGGTAGCTGGCTGGACCGGGCGGCGATCGGCTTCTCCCTGACCGGCGCCTCCCTCCAGCTCTACTTCGTCGGCGCGGTGCTGCTCATCGTCTTCGTCTACAACCTGCGGCTGCTGCCGGTGCCCCGCTACACATCGCTCTTCGACGATCCGCTGAAGTGGGGCAGCGGGCTGGTGCTGGCCTGGATGGCGCTCGCCTTCCTCTTCTCCGCCATCTACGCCCGACTGTCCCGGGCCCAGATGCTGGAGACGCTGTCGGAGGACTTCGTCCGCACCGCGCGGGCCAAGGGCCTGGCCAAACGATCCGTCTACGGCCGGCACGCGCTGCGCGCCGCGATCACGCCGGTGGTGACCATCGCCGGGCTGGACGTCGGCGGCGCGCTCGGCGGGACCGTGATCACCGAGACGACCTTCGGCCTGAACGGGATGGGTCGGACCGCCGTCGACGCGGTCCGCGCCGGTGATCTGCCGACCATCATGGCGACCGTGCTGATCGCGGCCGTCTTCGTGGTGCTGGCGAACGTGGTGGTGGACCTGCTCTACGCCGTCATCGATCCCCGGGTGCGGCTGGGCTGA